In bacterium YEK0313, one genomic interval encodes:
- the yedY_2 gene encoding Sulfoxide reductase catalytic subunit YedY encodes MLGDGVQARPYGKPSSFERDVIRRDVEWLTASRESSVNFTPLHALDGIITPSGLCFERHHGGVAEIDPAKHRLMINGLVDKPMVFTLEDLKRFPGRVTRAYFLECAANSGMEWRGAQLNGCQFTHGMVHNVWYSGIPLKTLLDEAGLKPNARWLLGEGADSAGMTRSIPLDKGLKDCLVVWGMNGEMLRPEQGYPLRLVVPGWEGNMWIKWLRRIEVGDQPWHHREETSKYTDLLADGRSRRFTFIMDAKSVVTNPSPQAPLKHKGPNVLSGLAWSGRGTIKRVDVSIDGGRNWRTARIDGPVLPMSLTRFYVDFDWDGREMMIQSRAIDETGYVQPTKDELRKVRGLNSIYHNNGIQTWLVRANGETENVEIG; translated from the coding sequence ATGCTCGGCGATGGCGTCCAGGCCAGGCCCTACGGCAAGCCGTCGAGCTTCGAGAGGGACGTCATCCGCCGCGACGTTGAATGGCTGACCGCCAGCCGGGAATCCTCGGTCAATTTCACGCCGCTTCACGCCCTCGACGGCATCATCACACCGTCCGGGCTCTGTTTCGAGCGCCATCACGGCGGCGTCGCCGAAATCGATCCGGCGAAGCATCGGCTGATGATCAACGGCCTTGTCGACAAGCCCATGGTGTTCACGCTCGAGGACCTCAAGCGTTTCCCAGGCCGGGTCACCCGGGCCTATTTCCTGGAATGCGCTGCCAATTCCGGCATGGAATGGCGCGGCGCCCAGCTCAATGGCTGCCAGTTCACCCACGGCATGGTCCACAATGTCTGGTATTCGGGCATCCCCCTGAAGACCCTGCTCGACGAAGCCGGTCTCAAGCCCAATGCCCGCTGGCTGCTCGGCGAAGGTGCCGATTCCGCAGGCATGACCCGCTCGATCCCGCTCGACAAGGGCCTGAAGGACTGCCTGGTCGTCTGGGGCATGAACGGCGAGATGCTGAGACCGGAGCAGGGCTACCCCCTGCGTCTGGTCGTGCCCGGCTGGGAAGGCAATATGTGGATCAAGTGGCTGCGCCGGATCGAGGTCGGCGACCAGCCCTGGCACCACCGCGAGGAGACCTCGAAATATACCGACCTCCTGGCCGACGGCCGGTCGCGGCGCTTCACCTTCATCATGGACGCCAAATCCGTGGTGACCAATCCCTCGCCCCAGGCGCCCTTGAAACACAAGGGGCCGAACGTGTTGAGCGGACTTGCCTGGTCCGGGCGCGGCACCATCAAGCGGGTCGATGTCAGCATCGACGGCGGTCGCAACTGGCGGACCGCCCGCATCGACGGGCCGGTCCTGCCGATGTCGCTGACCCGCTTCTACGTCGATTTCGACTGGGACGGCCGGGAAATGATGATCCAGTCGCGGGCCATCGACGAGACCGGCTACGTCCAGCCCACGAAGGACGAACTGCGCAAGGTGCGCGGGCTGAACTCCATCTACCACAACAACGGCATCCAGACCTGGCTGGTGCGCGCCAACGGGGAGACCGAAAATGTCGAGATCGGTTAA
- a CDS encoding Cytochrome c: MTRSSKGMLPARSLASAFALTLALAPPALAQGQPAAPAAAQPLPQVNAQRVEEVIRSTFTRAPAEWRARVELDETQRMCTERRNQVSGAEADAIQARERARVVLPPDGRFLGDWRRGFAVANSGRGGQFSDAANTVSGGNCYACHQMDPKELSFGTLGPSLAGYGRDRNYDPELIREAYIKIYNSQAVVACSNMPRFGTTHFLSMDQIRDVLAYLFDKDSPVNK, encoded by the coding sequence ATGACCAGATCATCCAAGGGAATGCTCCCGGCCCGGTCGCTCGCATCGGCCTTCGCACTGACGCTCGCCCTGGCCCCACCGGCTCTGGCGCAGGGCCAGCCGGCGGCACCGGCCGCGGCCCAGCCTCTGCCACAGGTCAATGCCCAGCGGGTCGAGGAGGTGATCCGCAGCACCTTCACCCGCGCTCCGGCCGAATGGCGTGCGCGCGTCGAACTCGACGAGACGCAGCGCATGTGCACGGAGCGGCGCAACCAGGTGTCGGGCGCCGAAGCCGACGCGATCCAGGCGCGCGAGCGGGCACGGGTCGTGCTGCCGCCGGACGGCCGTTTCCTCGGCGATTGGCGGCGCGGCTTCGCGGTCGCCAATAGCGGCCGCGGCGGACAGTTCTCCGACGCCGCCAATACGGTAAGTGGCGGCAATTGTTATGCCTGCCACCAGATGGACCCGAAGGAGCTGAGCTTCGGCACGCTCGGCCCGAGCCTTGCGGGTTATGGCCGCGACCGCAACTACGATCCGGAACTGATCCGCGAGGCCTATATCAAGATCTACAATTCCCAGGCGGTCGTCGCCTGCTCGAACATGCCGCGCTTCGGCACGACCCATTTCCTCAGCATGGACCAGATCCGCGACGTCCTGGCCTATCTCTTCGACAAGGATTCGCCGGTCAACAAATAG
- the bigR_2 gene encoding Biofilm growth-associated repressor, with product MTAIVSKEIEDELRSGAEYSAELEQLMRNAREASDFLKALSHESRLLLLCLLAEKERSVGELENILSLRQPTVSQQLARLRFDDMVTTRRDGKTVYYSIANENVRRVISVIYDIFCERGGKTTK from the coding sequence ATGACGGCAATCGTATCGAAAGAGATCGAGGACGAACTGCGCTCCGGCGCGGAATATTCGGCCGAGCTCGAACAGCTCATGCGCAATGCGCGCGAGGCCAGCGACTTCCTCAAGGCGCTGTCGCATGAGAGCCGGCTGCTGCTGCTCTGCCTGCTGGCGGAGAAGGAGCGCTCGGTCGGCGAATTGGAGAACATCCTGTCGCTGCGCCAGCCGACCGTCTCCCAGCAGCTCGCCCGGCTAAGGTTCGACGACATGGTCACCACCCGCCGCGACGGCAAGACGGTCTATTACAGCATCGCCAACGAAAATGTCCGTCGTGTCATCAGCGTGATCTACGATATCTTCTGCGAACGCGGCGGCAAGACCACAAAGTGA
- a CDS encoding sulfur oxidation protein SoxY yields the protein MARRLARSSAGSFASPTRRAALRGAALAFVAAALAPKLAAADAKAVEDELKKLYGGKTMAEGRVKLDVPQIAENGLVVPVTVEVESPMTEADYVKAVHVFADGNPQPGVFTFRFSPECGRAAASTRMRLAQTQNIVCVAEMSDGSLFTTKAEVKVTIGGCGG from the coding sequence ATGGCACGACGATTGGCGAGATCATCGGCGGGATCCTTCGCCTCCCCGACCCGGCGCGCCGCCCTGCGCGGCGCGGCCCTGGCCTTCGTCGCGGCGGCGCTGGCGCCGAAGCTTGCCGCCGCCGATGCCAAGGCGGTCGAGGACGAGCTGAAGAAGCTCTATGGCGGCAAGACCATGGCCGAGGGCCGGGTCAAGCTGGACGTACCGCAGATCGCCGAGAACGGGCTCGTCGTGCCGGTCACCGTCGAGGTCGAGAGCCCGATGACGGAAGCCGACTACGTCAAGGCGGTGCACGTCTTCGCCGACGGCAATCCGCAGCCCGGTGTCTTCACCTTCCGCTTCTCGCCGGAATGCGGCCGGGCGGCGGCTTCGACCCGCATGCGGCTCGCCCAGACCCAGAACATCGTCTGCGTCGCCGAGATGTCCGACGGCTCGCTGTTCACCACCAAGGCCGAGGTGAAGGTCACCATCGGCGGCTGCGGCGGCTGA
- the cpdB gene encoding 2',3'-cyclic-nucleotide 2'-phosphodiesterase/3'-nucleotidase precursor, producing the protein MISRRQFLQATAAAQALAIGSGLGPLGKVAAQQRLAEADILRFDPLGTVTILHVTDIHAQLVPLYFREPSVNLGVGEAKGVPPHLTDAAFRAHFKIAAGSADAYALTSEDFTALARNYGRMGGMDRVARLIKAVRAERGADKVLLLDGGDTWQGSWTSLKTQGQDMVGLMEALGVEAMTSHWEFTYGEDRVKAIVESSKIAFLAQNIRDAEWQEPVFEPRRMFEKGGAKIAVIGQAFPRTPIANPRWMIPKWEFGLREDDLARQVDEARAEGADIVVLLSHNGFDVDAKLAARVKGLDVVLTAHTHDAMPGIVKVGDTALVATGSHGKFVSRLDIEVKDRRMAGLRYKLMPVFADAITPDAETAAMIEAIRKPYAAELAREIGRADSLLFRRGNFNGTFDDLIAQAILTERDAEIALSPGFRWGGTLLPGDPITFEAITNATAMTYPACYRTEMTGRQIKEILEDVADNIFHPDPYFQGGGDMVRVGGAGYAIDIGKPAGQRISDLTLLKTGQPLDPARRYTVAGWASVNQGTEGPPVWELVEKYVARVRNVRLEPNSAVKVTGA; encoded by the coding sequence ATGATTTCGCGCAGGCAATTCCTGCAGGCGACGGCGGCTGCGCAGGCGCTCGCCATCGGCTCGGGGCTCGGGCCGCTCGGCAAGGTCGCGGCCCAGCAGAGGCTGGCCGAGGCCGACATTCTCCGCTTCGATCCGCTCGGCACGGTGACCATCCTGCATGTTACCGACATCCATGCCCAGCTCGTGCCGCTCTATTTCCGCGAGCCCTCGGTCAATCTCGGCGTCGGCGAAGCCAAGGGCGTGCCGCCGCACCTGACCGATGCCGCTTTCCGCGCCCATTTCAAGATCGCAGCCGGCTCGGCCGATGCGTATGCGCTGACCAGCGAGGACTTCACCGCGCTTGCCCGCAACTATGGCCGGATGGGCGGCATGGACCGCGTCGCGCGGCTGATCAAGGCGGTCAGGGCGGAGCGCGGCGCCGACAAGGTGCTGCTGCTCGACGGCGGCGATACCTGGCAGGGATCGTGGACCTCGCTGAAGACCCAAGGCCAGGACATGGTCGGGCTCATGGAGGCGCTCGGCGTCGAGGCCATGACCTCCCATTGGGAGTTCACCTATGGCGAGGACCGGGTCAAGGCGATCGTCGAGAGTTCGAAGATCGCCTTTCTCGCCCAGAACATCCGCGACGCCGAATGGCAGGAACCCGTGTTCGAGCCGCGCCGCATGTTCGAAAAGGGCGGCGCCAAGATTGCGGTCATCGGCCAGGCCTTCCCGCGCACGCCGATCGCCAATCCGCGCTGGATGATCCCGAAATGGGAGTTCGGCCTGCGCGAGGACGACCTCGCCAGGCAGGTCGACGAGGCCCGCGCCGAGGGCGCCGACATCGTGGTGCTGCTGTCCCACAACGGCTTCGACGTCGATGCCAAGCTCGCCGCGCGCGTCAAGGGCCTCGATGTGGTGCTGACCGCCCACACCCACGATGCCATGCCCGGCATCGTCAAGGTCGGCGATACCGCGCTGGTCGCGACCGGCTCGCACGGCAAGTTCGTCTCGCGTCTCGACATCGAGGTCAAGGACCGCCGGATGGCCGGGCTGCGCTACAAGCTGATGCCGGTCTTCGCCGACGCAATCACGCCCGATGCCGAGACGGCGGCGATGATCGAGGCGATCCGCAAGCCCTATGCCGCGGAACTGGCGCGCGAGATCGGCCGCGCCGACAGCCTCCTGTTCCGGCGCGGCAATTTCAACGGCACGTTCGACGACCTGATCGCGCAGGCGATCCTCACCGAGCGCGACGCGGAGATCGCCCTCTCGCCGGGCTTCCGGTGGGGCGGCACGCTGCTACCGGGCGATCCGATCACCTTCGAGGCGATCACCAATGCCACGGCAATGACCTATCCGGCCTGCTACCGGACCGAGATGACCGGCCGCCAGATCAAGGAGATCCTGGAGGATGTCGCCGACAACATCTTCCATCCCGATCCCTATTTTCAGGGCGGCGGCGACATGGTGCGGGTCGGCGGCGCGGGCTATGCCATCGATATCGGCAAGCCGGCCGGCCAGCGCATATCCGACCTCACCCTCCTGAAGACCGGCCAGCCGCTCGATCCGGCGCGCCGCTACACTGTCGCCGGCTGGGCCAGCGTCAACCAGGGCACCGAAGGTCCGCCGGTCTGGGAGCTCGTCGAAAAATATGTCGCGCGCGTGCGCAACGTTCGGCTCGAACCCAACAGCGCCGTCAAGGTGACCGGCGCCTGA
- the dsbD_1 gene encoding Thiol:disulfide interchange protein DsbD, with protein sequence MALDVSFAGAFLGGLLSFASPCVLPLVPAYLCFLAGLSFSELEESAAAGATARGRLVGRALAFVLGFATIFVLLGATASALGQALSRWFDVLAVVAGLALVVMGLAMAGILRLGFLMSEMRHEVSRRPAGLAGAYGTGLAFGFGWTPCVGPVLAAILMVSATSETIARGMLLLGAYAAGMGLPFIAAAAFAGPFLRWMARFRRHLGRLQMAAGLVLVATGLLIASGQMARIGGFMLEMVPVFGRIG encoded by the coding sequence GTGGCGCTCGATGTCTCGTTCGCCGGCGCTTTCCTCGGCGGCCTTCTGTCCTTTGCCTCGCCCTGCGTGCTGCCGCTGGTGCCGGCCTATCTCTGTTTTCTCGCCGGCCTGTCGTTCAGCGAACTCGAAGAGAGCGCGGCCGCCGGCGCCACCGCGCGCGGCCGGCTCGTCGGCCGGGCTCTCGCCTTCGTCCTCGGCTTCGCCACCATCTTCGTCCTGCTCGGCGCGACCGCCTCGGCGCTCGGCCAGGCGCTGAGCCGCTGGTTCGACGTCCTCGCGGTCGTTGCCGGGCTTGCCCTGGTCGTCATGGGCCTCGCCATGGCGGGCATCCTCAGGCTCGGCTTCCTGATGAGCGAAATGCGCCATGAGGTGAGCCGCCGCCCGGCCGGGCTTGCCGGAGCCTATGGGACCGGACTTGCCTTCGGTTTCGGCTGGACGCCCTGCGTCGGTCCGGTGCTCGCGGCCATCCTGATGGTCTCGGCGACGTCGGAGACGATCGCGCGCGGCATGCTGCTGCTCGGCGCCTATGCCGCCGGCATGGGCTTGCCCTTCATCGCCGCCGCGGCCTTTGCCGGCCCGTTCCTGCGCTGGATGGCCCGCTTCCGGCGCCATCTCGGTCGGCTTCAGATGGCCGCCGGCCTCGTCCTGGTCGCGACCGGTCTGCTGATCGCTTCCGGCCAGATGGCGCGGATCGGCGGCTTCATGCTGGAGATGGTGCCGGTCTTCGGCCGGATCGGCTGA
- the nphR_3 gene encoding Transcriptional activator NphR, whose translation MDAFFSTRDTPAPERSRRWQDMVSATYFPLDLRFRRPDTFSGQLVRWKLGQVSLSRLTADALLYRRTAQHLACEREEQYLVTVPGLSDVGFLQGGRDIRCPPGGFLIERGHEPYEFSHGEANDLWVLKVPGDALLGRLRMPERYCSLTFGADSGAGGLFADLLRLLPGRLPSMTADERSQVGRHLVDLLIMAVAGDERALTSGGTTVRAAHLARVEAYIRAHLGTRDLRPDDIAAACGISLRYLHDLFRGTGETLSEWIRSQRLFACRDALGNPADRRSIAEIAYDWGFGDQAQLSRHFRARFGETPSDYRSRRSMAAR comes from the coding sequence ATGGACGCGTTCTTCAGCACCCGCGACACGCCCGCGCCGGAGCGCAGCCGGCGCTGGCAGGACATGGTGTCGGCGACCTATTTCCCGCTCGACCTGCGCTTTCGCCGGCCCGACACCTTCAGTGGCCAGCTGGTGCGCTGGAAGCTCGGCCAGGTCTCGCTGTCGCGCCTGACCGCCGATGCGCTGCTCTACCGCCGCACGGCGCAGCATCTGGCCTGCGAGCGGGAGGAGCAATATCTCGTCACCGTGCCAGGTCTCTCCGATGTCGGCTTCCTGCAGGGCGGTCGCGACATCCGCTGCCCGCCGGGCGGGTTCCTGATCGAGCGTGGCCACGAGCCCTATGAATTCAGCCATGGCGAAGCCAATGACCTCTGGGTGCTGAAGGTGCCCGGCGACGCGCTGCTCGGCCGGCTGCGCATGCCCGAACGCTATTGCAGCCTGACCTTCGGCGCCGACAGCGGCGCCGGCGGCCTGTTCGCCGATCTCCTGCGTCTCCTTCCGGGCCGCCTGCCGTCCATGACGGCGGACGAACGCAGCCAGGTCGGCCGCCACCTCGTCGACCTCCTGATCATGGCGGTGGCCGGTGACGAGCGCGCGCTGACGAGCGGCGGCACCACGGTGCGCGCCGCCCATCTCGCCCGCGTCGAGGCCTATATCCGCGCACATCTCGGCACGCGCGACCTGAGGCCCGACGACATCGCGGCCGCCTGCGGCATCTCGCTGCGCTATCTGCACGACCTGTTCCGCGGCACGGGCGAGACCTTGAGCGAGTGGATCCGCAGCCAGCGGCTCTTCGCCTGCCGCGACGCACTCGGCAACCCGGCCGACCGGCGCAGCATCGCCGAAATCGCCTATGACTGGGGTTTCGGCGACCAGGCCCAGCTGTCGCGGCATTTCCGCGCCCGGTTCGGCGAGACGCCGAGCGATTATCGCAGCCGCCGGTCGATGGCCGCGCGCTGA
- the soxA_2 gene encoding SoxAX cytochrome complex subunit A precursor, producing the protein MTRSGWMLAGLASAALGVLSTLGLATLGFAQAPQDDSEREIERYRAMINDPMANPGYLAVDRGEALWAERRGSRNVSLETCDLGEGPGKLEGAYARLPRYFADSDRVMDLEQRLLWCMEKIQGLDTADVVRRRFSGPGRGSDMEDLVAFIANKSNGMTIQPQLAHPREREMAAIGEAMFYRRAGVMDFSCATCHGEPGKRIRLQGLPDFSRPGAAPREAIGSWPTYRVSQSALRTMQHRMWDCLRQQRWPEPDYASDGITALLVYLNIQAAGGEINVPSIKR; encoded by the coding sequence ATGACCCGGAGCGGGTGGATGCTGGCCGGCCTCGCGTCGGCCGCGCTCGGCGTGCTGTCGACGCTGGGCCTGGCGACGCTGGGCTTTGCGCAGGCGCCGCAGGACGACAGCGAACGCGAAATCGAGCGCTATCGCGCGATGATCAACGATCCCATGGCCAATCCCGGTTATCTCGCGGTCGATCGCGGCGAGGCGCTCTGGGCCGAGCGGCGCGGCAGCCGCAACGTCTCGCTGGAGACCTGCGATCTCGGCGAAGGCCCGGGCAAGCTCGAAGGCGCCTATGCCCGCCTGCCGCGCTATTTCGCCGATTCGGACAGGGTCATGGATCTCGAGCAGCGCCTGCTCTGGTGCATGGAGAAGATCCAGGGCCTCGACACCGCCGACGTCGTGCGGCGGCGCTTTTCCGGGCCTGGCAGGGGCTCCGACATGGAGGACCTCGTCGCCTTCATCGCCAACAAGTCGAACGGCATGACGATCCAGCCGCAGCTTGCCCATCCGCGCGAGCGCGAAATGGCGGCGATCGGCGAGGCCATGTTCTACCGCCGCGCCGGCGTCATGGACTTCTCCTGCGCGACCTGCCATGGCGAGCCCGGCAAGCGCATCCGCCTGCAGGGGCTGCCCGACTTTTCCCGTCCGGGAGCCGCGCCGCGCGAGGCCATCGGGTCGTGGCCGACCTACCGCGTGTCGCAAAGCGCACTGCGCACCATGCAGCACCGGATGTGGGACTGCCTGCGCCAGCAGCGCTGGCCGGAACCCGACTACGCCTCCGACGGCATCACTGCGCTGCTCGTCTATCTCAACATCCAGGCGGCGGGGGGCGAGATCAACGTTCCCTCCATCAAGCGCTGA
- a CDS encoding sulfur oxidation protein SoxZ: MSTRPTPRVRVPAQAKAGDMIEIKTLISHEMESGQRRDGAGKPIPRKIINSFTATFNGKTVFQADWHPAISANPYQSFFYKVKESGEFKFVWKDDDGSEYSSTNKIAVS, encoded by the coding sequence ATGTCCACGAGACCCACCCCGCGCGTCCGCGTTCCCGCCCAGGCCAAGGCCGGCGACATGATCGAGATCAAGACGCTGATCTCGCACGAGATGGAAAGCGGCCAGCGCCGCGACGGCGCCGGCAAGCCGATCCCGCGCAAGATCATCAACAGCTTCACGGCGACCTTCAACGGCAAGACCGTGTTCCAGGCCGACTGGCACCCGGCGATCTCGGCCAATCCCTACCAGTCGTTCTTCTACAAGGTGAAGGAGAGCGGCGAGTTCAAGTTCGTCTGGAAGGACGACGACGGCTCGGAATATTCGTCGACCAACAAGATCGCCGTTTCCTGA
- a CDS encoding putative inner membrane protein has product MTGLPATAVGAMGFLVGMAAGAAVQRARLCSFGAVEDALVGHDWRRMKVFGLALAVALAGTQLLVIAGLFEPTETTYVPTQVAFAGAFAGALIFGIGMALVGTCAFGSLVRLGSGDLRSLFALMIFGAVAYATLRGVLARPRIDWVEQVAVPMPGGSPSALPDILGGFAGLDLRLVLTLLVAAVLIGIAARDRRLWRAPRLVTAGLVLGLGVIAGWVATGIAVDLFDRVVRIQSLTFVSPVARGFYALMTGEGTLADFGVMSVPGVVVGATLAALMGREFRWEAFDDQREMRRHLAGAALMGFGGVLAGGCTIGQGLTAGSLMALTWPLTVGGMIVGARLGIAILVEGSAIDWARASLGGFFAERHGRRPPAE; this is encoded by the coding sequence ATGACCGGGCTGCCGGCCACTGCCGTCGGCGCAATGGGGTTCCTGGTCGGCATGGCCGCTGGCGCCGCCGTGCAGCGGGCGCGGCTGTGCTCGTTCGGCGCGGTGGAGGACGCCCTGGTCGGCCATGACTGGCGGCGCATGAAGGTGTTCGGCCTGGCGCTTGCCGTCGCGCTCGCCGGCACCCAGCTTCTGGTGATCGCCGGCCTGTTCGAGCCGACCGAGACGACCTATGTGCCGACCCAGGTCGCTTTTGCCGGCGCCTTCGCCGGCGCGCTAATCTTCGGCATCGGCATGGCGCTGGTCGGCACCTGCGCCTTCGGGTCGCTGGTGCGGCTCGGCAGCGGCGACCTGCGCAGCCTGTTCGCGCTGATGATCTTCGGCGCGGTGGCCTATGCGACGCTGCGCGGCGTGCTGGCGCGGCCGCGCATCGATTGGGTCGAGCAGGTGGCGGTGCCGATGCCGGGCGGCAGTCCCAGCGCTCTGCCCGACATTCTCGGTGGCTTTGCCGGGCTCGACCTGCGCCTCGTCCTGACCCTGCTCGTCGCGGCCGTCCTGATCGGCATTGCGGCGCGTGACCGCCGCCTGTGGCGCGCGCCGCGCCTCGTCACCGCGGGCCTCGTGCTCGGGCTCGGCGTCATTGCCGGCTGGGTGGCGACCGGCATCGCCGTCGACCTGTTCGACCGGGTCGTGCGGATCCAGAGCCTCACCTTCGTCTCGCCCGTGGCGCGCGGCTTCTATGCGCTGATGACCGGCGAAGGCACGCTGGCCGATTTCGGCGTGATGAGCGTGCCCGGCGTCGTGGTCGGAGCGACCCTGGCGGCGCTCATGGGCCGCGAATTCCGCTGGGAAGCCTTCGATGACCAGCGCGAGATGCGCCGCCACCTGGCCGGCGCCGCGCTGATGGGTTTCGGCGGCGTATTGGCCGGCGGCTGCACGATTGGGCAGGGGCTGACCGCCGGCTCCCTGATGGCGCTGACCTGGCCGCTGACTGTCGGCGGCATGATCGTCGGCGCCCGCCTCGGTATCGCCATCCTCGTCGAGGGCTCGGCCATCGACTGGGCGCGCGCCAGCCTCGGCGGCTTTTTCGCCGAGCGCCACGGGCGCAGGCCGCCGGCCGAATAG
- a CDS encoding Cytochrome c, with translation MSRSVKAALGALIAVGLAGVVYAQQRSPTASPAPAARPAAAPAPAKLGLGRAALPAEVAAWDTDIRPDGQGLPAGRGTVKQGEEIYQAQCAACHGEFGEGAGRWPVLAGGRGSLAADNPEKTIGSFWPYLSTTFDYVRRAMPYGNARSLSDDETYALTAYLLFLNDVVKEDFELSRENFAGVRLPNADGFYDDDRETTERAFWQADPCMNNCRPEPRVTARARVIDVTPDSRSGPRVE, from the coding sequence ATGTCGAGATCGGTTAAGGCCGCGCTCGGTGCGCTCATCGCGGTCGGCCTTGCCGGGGTCGTTTATGCCCAGCAGCGCTCGCCGACCGCCTCGCCGGCTCCCGCCGCCCGTCCGGCCGCAGCCCCCGCCCCGGCCAAGCTCGGGCTCGGCCGCGCGGCGCTGCCCGCCGAGGTCGCGGCATGGGATACCGACATCCGTCCCGATGGCCAGGGCCTGCCGGCCGGCCGCGGCACCGTGAAGCAGGGCGAGGAGATCTACCAGGCGCAATGCGCCGCCTGCCATGGCGAGTTCGGCGAGGGCGCGGGGCGCTGGCCCGTGCTGGCCGGCGGGCGCGGCTCGCTCGCCGCCGACAATCCGGAAAAGACGATCGGCTCGTTCTGGCCCTACCTCTCCACCACCTTCGACTATGTCCGCCGCGCGATGCCTTACGGCAATGCCCGCTCGCTCAGCGACGACGAGACCTACGCCCTCACCGCCTATCTGCTGTTTCTCAACGATGTGGTGAAGGAGGATTTCGAGCTGAGCCGCGAGAATTTCGCTGGCGTCCGGCTGCCCAATGCCGACGGTTTCTACGACGACGACCGCGAGACGACCGAACGCGCGTTCTGGCAGGCAGATCCGTGCATGAACAACTGCCGGCCCGAGCCGCGCGTGACGGCGCGCGCGCGCGTCATCGACGTCACGCCCGACAGCCGTTCGGGTCCGAGGGTGGAATGA
- a CDS encoding DsrE/DsrF-like family protein: protein MSDVDRRMLLGGAAVAGVLATARPAGAATPMLQLADLKKEADVACLYHCDFGEPPRFVQMITNIGNHFSAYGANPFDIQLAVVAHGAGVKFFLETLEGTPWREETAVLPAFERVVAQAKNGLKVFLCDITFQRLNLDRAKVRQADFMAFVPSGVAAVGALQAKGFAYLKVG, encoded by the coding sequence ATGTCGGATGTCGATCGGCGCATGCTGCTGGGCGGGGCCGCGGTGGCCGGGGTTCTGGCCACGGCGCGACCGGCGGGCGCGGCGACCCCCATGCTGCAGCTCGCGGACCTGAAGAAGGAGGCCGACGTCGCCTGCCTCTATCATTGCGACTTCGGCGAGCCGCCGCGGTTCGTCCAGATGATCACCAATATCGGCAATCATTTCTCCGCCTATGGCGCCAACCCTTTCGACATCCAGCTGGCGGTGGTGGCGCATGGCGCAGGCGTGAAGTTTTTCCTGGAGACGCTCGAGGGTACGCCCTGGCGCGAGGAGACGGCCGTGCTGCCGGCCTTCGAACGGGTTGTCGCCCAGGCGAAGAACGGGCTGAAGGTGTTCCTCTGTGACATCACCTTCCAGCGGCTGAACCTCGACCGCGCCAAGGTGCGCCAAGCCGATTTCATGGCCTTCGTGCCCTCGGGCGTTGCCGCCGTCGGGGCCTTGCAGGCCAAGGGTTTCGCCTATCTGAAAGTGGGATGA